One segment of Antennarius striatus isolate MH-2024 chromosome 5, ASM4005453v1, whole genome shotgun sequence DNA contains the following:
- the dock3 gene encoding dedicator of cytokinesis protein 3 isoform X13 produces MWTPTEEKIGVVICSFRGSVVQGLVLELGETVQILEKCEGWYRGFSTRRPNVKGVFPVTYVHLKKAVVTNRGPHEVVTPLEDPIAAEVTSTLQEWAVLWKQLYVKHKVELFYKLRHVMLELLDLRRQLLSGHMTHDQNRDVRRHLTLRLDWGNEHLGLDLVPRKEFETVDEDQISVSELYKMHLSSRHNVQQTTAQGDANRLRPGEPSRVPVGHHLLVNLKNFTCNSVGEDTDIFFSLYDLREGRTISEKFMVRLNKNGGPKNPEKVERLCALFTDLSNRDMKRDLYIVSQVIRTGRMLLNDSRKGPPQVQYRRPYGCAVLAMSDVLQTISELKEEKDFVLKVYTCNNESEWHQIHENIIRRSSTKYTAPSTSYGLIISLQLLRGDLEQVRREHPLVFSRGVAPTRKMGFPDVIVPGDVRNDLYLTLERGDFERGGKSVQKNVEVTVFVLDAGGGVLQDCISLGSGEPPLQEHRSFVLYHNNSPRWGEVLKLPIPIDRFRGAHLRFEFRHCSTKDRGEKKLFGFSFTPLMRDDGTTLSDQSHELHVYKCDESATFSSHALYLGLPCCKDDTSCPSAPPGPVFQRSTKETFWISTQLSSTKLTQNVDLLALLKWKAHPDRVLDILGCLRHVSGEEIVKFLQDILDTLFSILDDNTEKFGPLVFQLLVFIINLLRDSKYHHFRPVMDTYIQKHFAGALAYKELIRCLRWYMDRSAEVVRQDHIQEAMRALEYLFKFIVRSRILYSRATGGLEEDQFRTSIQELFQSIRFVLILDSRGSEALIFTQAALLNSFPAIFDELLQMFTVQEVAQLVRGTLGSLPSTVHMGQSMDLVKLQAIARTVDSKLFSLPESRRTLLPVVLHHLHLHLRQQKELLVCSGILSSIFSIIRTSAMDTSVQEEVEMLVESLLDVLLQTLLSIMSKSQSQEAVRGQRCPQCTAEITGEYVSCLLSLLRQMTDVHFQHLMENFQSKEELKEFLLKILCVFRNLMKLSIFPRDWNVMRLLTSNIILTTAQFLSPALHKNFSETDFDFKVWNSYFSLAVLYINQPSLQLENLSATKRKKVLDKYGDMRVMMTYDLFSMWQNLGENKIHFIPGMIGPFLGVTLVPQLEVRNIMIPIFHDMMDWEQRKNGNFKQVEAELIDKLDSLVSEGKGDENYRELFGLLTQLFGPYPSLLEKIEQETWRETGTSFVTSVTRLMERLLDYRDCMKGDETENKKMGCTVNLLNFYKSEINKEEMYIRYIHKLCDMHLQADNYTEAAFTLLLYWELLAWEQRPLKDLLHYPAQSEWHRKEGLSRKVIHYFNKGKCWELGVPLCRDLAFQYESQYDYQSLSWIRKMEASYYDHILEQQRLEPEFFRVGFYGRKFPFFLRNKEFVCRGHDYERLEAFQQRMLGEFPQAIAMQHPNQPDEAILQCDAQYLQIYAVTPVPEGVGVLQMDRVADRIKSFYRVNNVRRFRYDRPFHKGPKDRDNEFKSLWIERTTLTLTRPLPGISRWFEVDKKEVVEVSPLENAVSVVENKNQELRTLIGQYQHKQLQGNINLLSMTLNGVVDAAVNGGVARYQEAFFDKDFISSHPEDTEKITQLKDLMQEQVHILGVGLAVHEQLVHPEMRPLHKKLVDQFQMMRSSFCHGLPALDRVAPRGMLGPPGPMSPESFKFLHRHSPVALWTPVRPPSSCVSSEVTMGGLLILSDGVMMETPDDFYRMQASPSSSSLSSTHSAPSQMMSSAPSTIRVGSPSLPDRYRHTRETLMLLPPQRERPSSAMYDNGQPMNFQRALFHQVIGPCKPCSDPNLSVAEKVLTTPSSWSLDSGTREALPFLSAHVGGVMAPPVPPRNLPHGQLLSMHFDAVQQQLSDLPPALPARSLRKPPLLPIPASPTSPSILDGSSSTLSGSASSGVSSLSDPPASHTDTLESPPSSQAWTTDQEDPLYQPVRYSPPEGAPPCPSQSTGCVAPPLAGGPPPAPGLDGLPPHHHHFHPHYLPHHPPLYHLHEPPPALPPKPYPREGCIPEEDPQSAPPPPVPRPMPHSIYQPIMAPPREEHAKVAWVHGMGGE; encoded by the exons ATGTGGACCCCAACGGAGGAGAAGATAGGAGTGG TGATCTGCAGCTTCCGGGGTTCGGTGGTCCAGGGTCTGGTCCTGGAGCTGGGGGAGACCGTCCAGATTCTGGAGAAATGTGAAG GTTGGTACCGAGGGTTCTCCACCCGCAGGCCAAACGTCAAG GGCGTGTTCCCCGTGACCTACGTCCACCTGAAGAAGGCTGTCGTCACCAACCGGGG gcCCCATGAGGTCGTGACCCCCCTGGAGGACCCCATCGCCGCCGAGGTGACGTCCACGCTGCAGGAGTGGGCGGTTCTGTGGAAGCAGCTCTAtgtg AAACACAAGGTGGAGCTGTTCTACAAGCTGCGTCACGtgatgctggagctgctggacctCAGGAGGCAGCTGCtgtcaggtcacatgacccacgaCCAGAACCGGGACGTCAGGAGACACCTGACCCTCAGGCTGGACTGGGGCAACGA ACATCTGGGTCTGGATCTGGTTCCCCGGAAGGAGTTTGAGACGGTGGATGAAGACCAGATCAGCGTGTCGGAGCTCTACAAGATG cacCTGTCCAGCAGACACAACGTCCAGCAGACCACCGCCCAG GGCGACGCAAACCGGCTGCGCCCCGGGGAGCCCAGCCGGGTGCCGGTAGGACACCACCTGTTGGTCAACCTGAAGAACTTCACCTGCAACAGCGTGGGGGAGGACACCGacatcttcttctctctgtaCGACCTGAGGGAGGGCAGGACCATCAG tgAGAAGTTCATGGTGAGACTGAACAAGAACGGGGGCCCCAAGAACCCCGAGAAGGTGGAGCGGCTGTGTGCCCTGTTCACG GACCTGAGCAACAGGGACATGAAGCGTGACCTCTACATCGTGTCCCAGGTCATCAGAACAG GCCGGATGCTGCTGAACGACAGCAGGAAGGGCCCCCCCCAGGTGCAGTACCGGCGGCCCTACGGCTGCGCGGTGCTGGCCATGAGCGATGTGCTGCAGACCATCTCcgagctgaaggaggagaaggacttCGTGCTGAAGGTCTACAC GTGTAACAACGAGAGCGAGTGGCACCAGATCCACGAGAACATCATCCGCAGGTCCAGCACCAAGTACACGGCCCCCAGCACCTCCTACG GTCTGATCATCTCGCTGCAGCTGCTGAGGGGCGACCTGGAGCAGGTGCGGCGCGAGCACCCGCTGGTGTTCAGCCGGGGCGTGGCCCCCACCCGCAAGATGGGCTTCCCCGACGTCATCGTGCCAG GTGACGTGCGTAACGACCTCTACCTGACCCTGGAGCGGGGCGACTTCGAGCGGGGGGGCAAGAGCGTCCAGAAGAACGTGGAGGTCACCGTCTTTGTCCTGGATGCCGGCGGGGGGGTCCTGcag gaCTGCATCAGTCTAGGCTCAGGGGAGCCCCCCCTCCAGGAGCACCGCTCCTTCGTCCTGTACCACAACAACAGCCCCCGCTGGGGCGAAGTCCTCAAGCTGCCCATCCCCATTGACCGCTTCAGGGGGGCGCACCTGCGCTTCGAGTTCAGACACTGCTCCA cTAAGGACCGGGGGGAGAAGAAGCTGTTTGGTTTCTCCTTCACGCCGCTGATGAGGGACGACGGGACCACGCTGTCAGACCAGAGCCACGAGCTGCACGTGTACAAG TGTGACGAGAGCGCCACCTTCAGTAGCCACGCCCTCTACCTGGGCCTCCCCTGCTGTAAGGACGACACCAGCTGCCCCAGCGCCCCCCCTGGGCCCGTGTTCCAGCGCAGCACCAAGGAGACCTTCTGGATCTCCACCCAGCTGTCCTCCACCAAGCTCACGCAGAACG TGGACCTGCTGGCCCTGCTGAAGTGGAAGGCCCACCCGGACCGGGTCCTGGACATCCTGGGATGCCTGAGACACGTCAGCGGGGAGGAGATCGTCAAG tttCTCCAGGACATTCTGGACACACTCTTCTCCATCCTGGACGACAACACGGAGAAGTTTGGACCTCTGGTGTTCCAGCTACTG gtGTTCATCATCAACCTGCTCAGGGACAGTAAATATCACCACTTCAGGCCTGTGATGGACACCTACATCCAGAAACACTTCGCTGGAGCGTTAGCTTACAA GGAGCTGATTCGCTGTCTGAGGTGGTACATGGACCGGTCTGCAGAGGTGGTGCGACAGGACCACATTCAGGAAGCAATGAGG GCTCTGGAGTACCTGTTCAAGTTCATCGTGCGGTCGCGGATCCTTTACTCGCGCGCCACCGGCGGGTTGGAGGAGGACCAGTTCCGCACCAGCATTCAGGAACTCTTCCAGTCCATCCGCTTCGTCCTCATCCTGGACAGCCGCGGCTCGGAGGCCCTCATCTTTACACAG gCGGCGCTGTTGAATTCCTTCCCGGCCATCTTTGACGAGCTGCTGCAGATGTTCACGGTGCAGGAAGTGGCCCAGTTGGTCCGCGGGACCCTGGGCAGTCTGCCCTCCACCGTCCACATGGGACAGTCCATGGACCTGGTCAAGCTGCAGGCCATCGCCCGGACCGTGGACAGCAAGCTCTTCTCCCTCCCAG AGTCCCGGCGGACCCTCCTCCCGGTGGTCCTGCACCACCTGCACCTGCACCTGAGGCAGCAGAAGGAGCTGCTGGTCTGCTCCGGGATCCTCAGCTCCATCTTCTCCATCATCAGGACCAGCGCCATG GACACGTCggtgcaggaggaggtggagatgctGGTGGAGTCCCTGCTGGACGTCCTCCTGCAGACGCTGCTGTCCATCATGAGCAAGAGCCAATCGCAGGAGGCGGTAAGGGGTCAACGCTGTCCGCAGTGCACCGCGGAGATCACT GGCGAATATGTGTCCTGCCTGCTGTCCCTCCTCCGCCAGATGACGGATGTCCACTTCCAGCACTTGATGGAGAACTTTCAGAGCAAGGAGGAGCTCAAG GAGTTCCTGCTGAAGatcctgtgtgtgttcaggaacctgatGAAGCTCAGCATCTTCCCCCGCGACTGGAACGTCATGAGGCTCCTCACGAGCAA CATCATCCTGACCACGGCCCAGTTCCTGTCTCCAGCACTGCACAAGAACTTCAGCGAGACCGACTTTGACTTCAAG GTGTGGAACTCCTACTTCAGCCTGGCGGTTCTGTACATCAACCAGCCGAGCCTCCAGCTGGAGAACTTGAGCGCCACCAAGAGGAAAAAGGTCTTAGACAA GTACGGCGACATGCGAGTCATGATGACCTACGACCTCTTCAGTATGTGGCAGAACCTCG GCGAGAACAAGATCCACTTCATCCCCGGGATGATCGGGCCCTTCCTGGGGGTGACGCTGGTCCCTCAGCTGGAGGTCCGGAACATCATGATCCCTATCTTCCACGACATGATGGACTGGGAGCAGCGCAAGAACGGGAACTTCAAACAG gtggaggcggagcttatCGACAAGCTGGACAGTTTAGTGTCGGAGGGGAAAGGAGACGAGAACTACCGAGAACTCTTCGGTTTGCT AACCCAGCTGTTTGGGCCCTACCCCAG TCTGCTGGAGAAGATCGAACAGGAGACGTGGAGGGAGACGGGGACGTCCTTCGTCACGTCGGTCACGCGTCTGATGGAGCGGCTGCTGGACTACCG cgactgCATGAAGGGAGACGAGACGGAGAACAAGAAGATGGGATGTACCGTCAACCTGCTG AACTTCTATAAATCAGAAATCAATAAGGAGGAGATGTACATCCGTTACATCCACAAGCTGTGTGACATGCACCTGCAGGCCGACAACTACaccg AGGCTGCCTTCACGCTGCTGCTCTACTGGGAGCTGCTGGCGTGGGAACAGCGCCCCCTGAAGGACCTCCTGCACTACCCCGCCCAGAGCGAGTGGCACCGCAAGGAGGGGCTGAGCCGCAAAGTAATCCATTACTTCAACAAGGGgaag TGCTGGGAGCTGGGCGTTCCTCTGTGCCGGGATCTGGCCTTCCAGTACGAGTCCCAGTACGACTACCAGAGTCTCAGCTGGATCCGG AAAATGGAGGCGTCGTACTACGACCACAtcctggagcagcagcgccTGGAGCCCGAGTTCTTCCGGGTCGGCTTCTACGGCAGGAAGTTCCCCTTCTTCCTCAGg AACAAAGAGTTCGTCTGCCGCGGCCACGACTACGAGAGGCTGGAGGCCTTCCAGCAAAGGATGCTGGGAGAATTCCCACAGGCCATCGCGATGCAACATCCCAACCAACCAGACGAGGCCATCCTGCAGTGTGACGCGCAGT ACCTCCAGATCTACGCCGTGACCCCGGTACCGGAGGGTGTTGGGGTTCTCCAGATGGACCGGGTCGCCGACCGCATCAAGAGCTTCTACCGGGTCAACAACGTGCGGCGCTTCCGCTACGACCGGCCCTTCCACAAGGGCCCCAAAGACCGGGACAACGAGTTCAAG AGTCTCTGGATCGAGAGGACCACGCTGACCCTCACACGCCCCCTGCCAGGGATCTCGCGCTGGTTCGAGGTGGACAAGAAGGAGGTG GTGGAGGTGAGTCCGTTGGAGAACGCCGTGTCGGTGGTGGAGAACAAGAACCAGGAGCTGCGGACTCTGATTGGACAGTACCAACACAAACAGCTCCAGGGGAACATCAACCTGCTCAGCATGACCCTCAACGGGGTCGTGGACGCCGCCGTCAACGGGGGCGTGGCCAGATACCAagag GCGTTCTTCGATAAGGACTTCATCAGCAGCCACCCTGAAGACACCGAGAAGATCACCCAGCTCAAGGACCTGATGCAGGAGCAG GTCCACATCCTGGGCGTGGGACTGGCCGTCCACGAGCAGCTGGTGCACCCAGAGATGCGTCCCCTGCACAAGAAGCTGGTGGACCAGTTCCAGATGATGAGGAGCAGCTTCTGCCAC GGTCTTCCTGCTCTGGACAGGGTGGCCCCCAGAGGGATGCTGGGCCCCCCCGGCCCCATGAGCCCcgagagcttcaagttcctgcACCGGCacag ccccGTTGCTCTGTGGACCCCGGTACGACCCCCCTCCTCCTGTGTCTCCAGTGAGGTGACCATGGGGGGTCTGCTGATCCTGTCTGACGGCGTCATGATGGAGACCCCCGACGACTTCTACCGGATGCAG GccagcccctcctcctccagccttAGCTCCACCCACTCTGCACCCTCCCAGATGatgagctccgccccctcaACCATCAGAG tgGGCTCCCCGTCTCTCCCTGACCGGTACCGACACACCCGTGAGACTCTGATGCTGCTGCCGCCGCAGCGGGAGCGCCCGAGCAGCGCCATGTACGACAACGGACAG CCAATGAACTTCCAGAGAGCGCTGTTCCACCAGGTGATTGGTCCGTGTAAACCCTGCAGCGACCCCAACCTGTCTGTGGCAGAGAAAG tccTGACCACGCCCAGCAGCTGGAGTCTGGACAGCGGCACCAGAGAGGCCCTCCCCTTCCTGTCTGCTCATGTGGGCGGAGTCATGGCGCCCCCCGTCCCCCCACGGAACCTCCCCCACG GCCAACTCCTGTCGATGCACTTTGACgctgtccagcagcagctcagcgACCTCCCTCCAGCTCTCCCCGCGCGCTCCTTAAGGAAG CCCCCCCTGCTCCCTATACCTGCCTCGCCCACCAGCCCCTCCATCCTGGATGGCAGTAGCTCCACCCTGTCAGGCAGCGCCAGCTCTGGAGTCTCCTCCCTCAGCGACCCCCCCGCCAGTCACACGGACACCCTGGAGTCCCCCCCCAGCAGCCAGGCATGGACCACTGACCAGGAAGACCCCCTCTACCAGCCGGTCAGATACAGCCCCCCCGAGGGGGCCCCGCCCTGTCCAAGCCAGTCCACAGGGTGCGTTGCCCCGCCCCTGGCTGGAGGCCCCCCCCCGGCCCCGGGTTTGGATGGActgcccccccatcaccaccacttCCACCCGCACTACCTCCCCCACCACCCGCCACTTTACCACCTCCACGAGCCCCCCCCGGCATTGCCCCCCAAGCCCTACCCCAGGGAGGGATGTATCCCCGAGGAGGATCCCcagtcagccccgcccccccccgtcccccgaCCAATGCCGCACAGCATCTACCAGCCCATCATGGCCCCCCCCAGGGAGGAGCATGCCAAGGTGGCGTGGGTACACGGCATGGGTGGGGAGTAG